One genomic segment of Ignavibacteriota bacterium includes these proteins:
- a CDS encoding oligosaccharide repeat unit polymerase, whose amino-acid sequence MIYIFLLVYLFIIIIPFKKKDENKSFSPVILFVLITSFNSIPFILGCLIDKYSFIDSRVIKVIGDNFELSLSKFLFIQIIGILFYYFGYYKKRKFNIKIKNFIVVNSKKTNLTLFFLLFFSLMITSVFFIDSIGSLYYIFSNFMYANQFLEGKYFFITLINFCALFSMIFLIRYFSFNKKINYLILLLLFPIYFIALTLTGGRTPFILFFFQFLISYNYYIKKINLANIKLLPAYIFLVIFIIIIPQLRSISGLDINIEKVILNNFASLINGNEYINIQLLIQNYFDFDNFWFGKSFLDLFFAFIPRSMYINKPPIDEGVYFFNILNGIQIIPPIPYGNLLSNSWPPSTLGNMYANFGILGVCFGFFLLGSLHSYLKAFIYQHNFSPFAIFIYSFVVVKFQFTNYYIFNLVVNIIMVYTLAMFIKWFIVIFVQKARV is encoded by the coding sequence ATGATATATATATTTTTGCTTGTATATTTATTTATAATAATTATTCCTTTCAAAAAAAAAGATGAAAATAAATCTTTTAGTCCAGTTATACTATTTGTCTTAATTACTTCCTTTAATTCAATTCCGTTTATTTTGGGGTGTCTGATTGATAAATATTCATTTATAGATTCGCGTGTTATTAAAGTTATTGGTGATAATTTTGAGCTATCTTTATCAAAATTCTTATTTATTCAAATAATAGGCATTTTGTTTTATTATTTTGGATATTATAAAAAACGTAAATTTAATATTAAAATCAAAAATTTTATCGTCGTAAATTCAAAAAAGACAAATCTTACTTTATTTTTTCTTCTATTTTTTAGTTTAATGATTACTAGTGTATTTTTTATTGATTCAATTGGTAGTTTATATTATATATTTTCTAATTTTATGTACGCTAACCAATTTCTTGAAGGAAAGTATTTTTTCATTACACTTATTAATTTTTGTGCACTATTTTCTATGATTTTTCTGATCCGATATTTTTCTTTTAATAAAAAAATAAATTATTTAATCTTATTATTATTATTTCCAATTTATTTTATTGCATTAACTTTAACTGGTGGTAGAACACCATTTATTTTATTTTTCTTTCAATTTTTAATTTCATATAATTATTATATAAAGAAAATTAACCTTGCTAATATAAAACTTTTACCTGCTTATATATTTTTAGTAATCTTTATTATTATTATTCCACAACTAAGATCTATTTCTGGTTTAGATATAAATATTGAAAAAGTTATATTAAATAATTTTGCTTCTTTGATAAATGGTAATGAATACATTAATATTCAGCTTTTAATTCAAAATTATTTTGATTTTGATAATTTTTGGTTTGGCAAAAGCTTTTTAGATCTTTTTTTTGCATTTATTCCAAGATCAATGTATATAAATAAACCACCAATCGATGAAGGTGTCTATTTCTTTAATATTCTAAATGGCATTCAAATAATCCCTCCTATTCCTTATGGTAATTTGCTAAGCAATTCTTGGCCACCTTCGACGCTTGGAAATATGTATGCCAATTTTGGAATTTTAGGTGTTTGTTTTGGTTTTTTTCTACTTGGGAGTTTACATTCTTATTTAAAAGCATTTATTTATCAACATAATTTTTCTCCATTTGCTATTTTTATTTATTCATTTGTCGTTGTTAAGTTTCAATTCACTAATTATTATATTTTTAATTTAGTTGTAAACATTATTATGGTGTATACTTTGGCAATGTTTATAAAATGGTTTATTGTTATATTTGTTCAGAAAGCAAGAGTTTGA
- a CDS encoding oligosaccharide flippase family protein, with translation MKKKLFHNIFYLFVIQGVNYILPLVVLPFLFINLEKEIYGIIAFSYTYMLFINIVVDYGFNFSSTAEISLNRENKKKINEIVSNTFSSKFILLILCFLVTVIFSQFIEITQNHKLTFLSMFGIVIGNLFFPIWFFQGIEEMKYMTITFSLAKILSFIPMFIFVRSPNDGLITALFYAFGYIFAGSLSFYIMIKKFKVKYYIPSISEIIRHLKGSSLFFLSRIAASFYSIGNSIILGMVYGANMVAFYDVASKIVFAFSSLLSPIEQAIYPFMTNSKDIVFFKKIFKLLSLFGIVITFFLFYFGQDIILIIFKTSEEIIITTFRIMIFSLLISIPSQLLGYPFLAALGFSKYTNMGVINVGIIYIISIFFMYFFDYINIYSLSYIYVLAQLIVLINRIYGVKKFNLFRF, from the coding sequence ATGAAAAAAAAGTTATTTCATAATATATTTTATTTATTTGTTATTCAAGGCGTAAATTATATTTTACCATTGGTCGTATTGCCATTTTTATTTATTAATCTTGAAAAAGAAATTTATGGAATCATTGCTTTTTCATATACTTATATGCTTTTTATCAATATTGTAGTTGATTACGGATTTAATTTTTCTTCGACTGCAGAAATCTCATTAAATAGAGAAAATAAAAAAAAAATAAATGAAATTGTAAGTAATACTTTTTCATCAAAGTTTATTCTTCTAATCTTATGTTTCTTAGTTACTGTAATTTTTTCGCAGTTTATAGAAATTACGCAAAATCATAAATTAACCTTCTTGTCAATGTTCGGAATAGTTATTGGAAATTTATTCTTTCCTATATGGTTTTTTCAAGGGATTGAGGAAATGAAGTATATGACAATAACATTTTCACTAGCAAAAATTCTTTCATTTATTCCAATGTTTATTTTTGTTAGATCTCCTAATGATGGCTTAATTACTGCATTATTTTATGCATTCGGATATATTTTTGCTGGTTCTTTAAGTTTTTACATAATGATCAAAAAGTTTAAAGTAAAATATTATATTCCTTCAATCAGTGAAATTATTAGGCACTTAAAAGGCAGTTCATTGTTTTTCTTGTCAAGAATTGCCGCTTCATTTTATTCAATTGGTAATTCAATTATTTTAGGAATGGTATATGGTGCGAATATGGTTGCATTTTATGATGTAGCTTCAAAAATAGTTTTTGCTTTTTCAAGCTTGCTATCTCCAATAGAGCAAGCAATTTATCCATTCATGACCAATTCAAAGGATATTGTATTTTTTAAAAAAATTTTTAAATTATTAAGTTTATTTGGTATAGTTATTACCTTTTTCCTTTTTTATTTTGGCCAAGATATCATTTTAATAATATTTAAGACTAGCGAAGAAATAATTATAACTACTTTTCGAATTATGATTTTTTCATTGTTAATTTCAATACCTAGTCAGCTACTTGGCTATCCTTTTTTGGCTGCATTGGGCTTTTCAAAATACACGAATATGGGTGTTATTAATGTAGGAATAATTTATATTATATCAATTTTTTTTATGTACTTTTTTGACTACATTAATATATATTCCTTATCATATATTTACGTTCTTGCTCAGTTAATTGTTTTAATAAATAGAATATATGGAGTAAAAAAATTTAATTTATTTAGATTTTAA
- a CDS encoding polysaccharide biosynthesis protein, which yields MFDKMTLLISGGTGSFGNAVMDRFINTQIKEIRIFSRDEKKQDDMRKKYSDPRLKFYLGDVRKYDSIERALEGVDYIFHAAALKQVPSSEFFPMEATYTNVMGTENVLNASVKMGVKKVICLSTDKAVYPINAMGISKALMEKLYVAKARLTEKTTFVGTRYGNVMASRGSVIPLFVDQIKAGKPLTVTNPDMTRYMMSLENAVELVLFAFENGNTGDLFVQKAPASTVKELAEVMIEIFNSKSEVQIIGTRHGEKLYESLLTDEECLVAEDLGNYYRVRPDDRDLNYGKYFSEGVKKDSGLLHYNSHNAYRLTKDELKEMVLKLPYIQEELIKWK from the coding sequence ATGTTCGATAAAATGACTCTTTTGATATCCGGAGGCACCGGTTCATTCGGCAATGCTGTAATGGATCGTTTCATAAATACTCAAATTAAAGAAATTAGGATTTTTAGTCGTGATGAAAAGAAACAAGACGATATGCGGAAGAAATATAGTGATCCCAGATTAAAATTTTATCTTGGTGATGTTAGAAAATATGATTCAATTGAAAGAGCTTTGGAAGGGGTTGATTATATATTTCATGCTGCAGCACTTAAGCAAGTGCCATCAAGTGAGTTTTTCCCGATGGAAGCAACTTATACAAATGTAATGGGAACAGAAAATGTTCTTAATGCATCTGTTAAAATGGGAGTTAAAAAAGTAATTTGTTTAAGTACTGATAAAGCCGTTTATCCCATAAATGCAATGGGAATTTCCAAAGCACTTATGGAAAAACTCTATGTTGCAAAAGCGCGTTTAACTGAAAAAACAACGTTTGTTGGTACAAGATACGGAAATGTAATGGCATCGCGAGGTTCGGTTATTCCTCTTTTTGTAGATCAGATAAAAGCTGGTAAACCCTTAACAGTTACTAACCCGGATATGACCAGATATATGATGTCTCTTGAAAATGCAGTTGAATTAGTATTATTTGCATTTGAAAACGGAAATACCGGAGACCTTTTTGTTCAAAAAGCCCCGGCATCAACCGTAAAAGAATTAGCTGAAGTTATGATAGAAATTTTCAATTCTAAAAGTGAAGTGCAAATTATTGGTACTCGCCACGGAGAAAAACTTTATGAATCTTTGTTAACCGATGAAGAATGTTTGGTTGCGGAAGATCTTGGTAATTATTACCGCGTAAGACCGGATGATAGAGATTTGAATTACGGTAAATATTTTTCCGAAGGTGTAAAAAAAGATAGCGGTTTGCTTCATTATAATTCCCATAATGCTTATCGCCTTACAAAAGATGAATTAAAAGAAATGGTTCTTAAACTGCCTTACATTCAAGAAGAATTAATAAAATGGAAATAA
- the hisF gene encoding imidazole glycerol phosphate synthase subunit HisF: MLYPRIIPCLLVHNNGLVKTVKFREPKYVGDPINAVKIFNEKEVDELIIIDIDATVRNAEPDYKMIENVAAECRMPLCYGGGIKTIEQAQKIFSLGVEKIAVSSIAIEKPEIVSAIAKEVGNQSVVVVLDVKKKILGNKYELYINNGTKNTGINPFEFAIEMEKMGAGEIVINSIDNDGTMKGYDLSLIEKMRKVISTPLTVIGGAGTNEDLKSVIDQNGIIGVSAGSLFVFKGKFRAVLISYPTPSEKEKLINNI; this comes from the coding sequence ATGCTTTATCCTCGTATAATTCCTTGCCTTCTTGTTCATAATAATGGATTAGTAAAGACAGTTAAATTTAGGGAACCCAAATATGTTGGCGATCCGATTAATGCAGTTAAAATATTCAATGAAAAGGAAGTGGATGAATTAATTATTATTGATATTGATGCTACAGTTCGAAATGCTGAACCCGATTACAAAATGATTGAAAATGTTGCAGCTGAATGTCGCATGCCCTTGTGCTATGGAGGTGGAATAAAAACAATAGAACAAGCGCAAAAAATATTTTCACTTGGTGTTGAAAAAATTGCAGTAAGTTCTATAGCTATTGAAAAACCCGAAATTGTATCTGCAATTGCTAAGGAAGTTGGCAATCAAAGTGTTGTTGTTGTATTAGATGTAAAAAAGAAAATTTTGGGTAATAAGTATGAGTTGTACATAAATAATGGTACAAAAAACACCGGTATAAATCCTTTTGAATTTGCAATTGAAATGGAAAAAATGGGTGCCGGTGAGATTGTTATAAATTCAATAGATAATGATGGAACCATGAAAGGTTATGATTTAAGCTTAATAGAAAAGATGAGAAAAGTAATAAGTACTCCTCTAACCGTTATAGGCGGTGCAGGTACAAACGAAGATCTAAAAAGTGTTATTGATCAGAATGGAATAATTGGGGTATCAGCTGGAAGCCTATTTGTTTTTAAAGGAAAGTTCCGTGCTGTGTTAATCAGCTATCCTACTCCTTCCGAAAAAGAAAAACTCATAAATAATATTTAG
- a CDS encoding phosphonoacetaldehyde reductase yields the protein MLKKLNKKNILLVTGRDSYTQSGAKKKIMPFLNNLNIIHFFDFQTNPSFEDVKKGVEIFNQNKCEVIVAIGGGSVIDMAKLIKYYNNTDIRSITENNLLDFNLKPLPIICIPTTAGSGSEATHFAVMYIGFKKFSIANQVLLPNHVIIDPELHYSLSKEQIALSGIDAFCQGIESMWSINANQESQEYSEIAIRLLWRNLKNAIVFGNEVSHLNVAVGSNFAGRAINITKTTAPHAISYILTKIYGIAHGNAVAITLPAFFLYNLTFKKFEKNKYQTQDSFSQRLLVTLDAKTPEQGKLKIEKLIKEIGLKTKLSELDNFHKEDIAYIVENINIERLSNNPKSISKLELYALLENVI from the coding sequence TTGCTCAAAAAGCTAAACAAAAAGAATATTCTCCTTGTAACAGGGAGAGATTCCTATACCCAAAGTGGAGCAAAAAAAAAGATAATGCCATTTCTTAATAATTTAAATATTATACATTTTTTTGATTTTCAAACAAATCCTAGTTTTGAAGATGTTAAAAAAGGTGTTGAAATATTTAATCAGAATAAGTGCGAAGTTATAGTAGCTATTGGAGGTGGAAGTGTTATAGATATGGCAAAACTTATTAAATATTATAATAACACTGACATTAGAAGTATAACAGAGAATAATTTATTAGACTTTAATCTAAAACCATTACCAATAATTTGTATTCCTACAACAGCTGGAAGTGGTAGCGAGGCAACACATTTTGCCGTGATGTACATCGGATTTAAGAAATTTTCTATTGCAAATCAAGTGTTACTGCCAAATCATGTTATAATTGATCCAGAATTACATTATAGTCTTAGTAAAGAACAAATTGCATTATCTGGAATTGACGCTTTTTGTCAAGGAATTGAATCTATGTGGAGTATAAATGCAAATCAAGAATCACAAGAATATTCCGAAATTGCGATTCGTCTTCTTTGGAGAAATCTTAAAAATGCAATAGTTTTTGGAAATGAAGTATCTCATTTGAATGTTGCCGTTGGTTCAAATTTTGCGGGAAGAGCTATAAATATTACTAAAACTACTGCACCTCATGCAATATCATATATTTTAACTAAAATTTATGGTATTGCTCATGGAAATGCGGTAGCAATTACATTACCTGCGTTTTTTTTGTATAATCTAACTTTTAAAAAATTTGAAAAAAATAAGTACCAAACTCAAGATTCATTTAGTCAAAGATTGTTAGTAACTTTAGATGCAAAGACACCTGAACAAGGAAAATTAAAAATAGAAAAATTGATTAAAGAGATTGGATTAAAAACAAAACTTAGCGAATTAGACAATTTTCATAAAGAAGATATTGCTTATATTGTTGAAAATATTAATATTGAAAGATTATCAAATAATCCTAAGTCTATTTCTAAACTTGAGTTATATGCTTTACTTGAAAATGTTATTTAA
- a CDS encoding LicD family protein, which yields MDTLEKKWLNALNGVSQVLNTNNQKYFLDTGTLLGAIREKKFIEWDNDIDIGIIDFDFKKKSFYEISNSLFKAGFCVSTGYEGITIYPKDMSVEISVKFYKEKDKYYELELIKIDGNKLLFSISEYLNRNIFFRKGYGINFNIKTYIFYVLTNLSFVCPNFIIAFLREISKPISKLVQIDKKLFKEFKEIEFYDSKFFVPTLFNDYLTSRYGSNWTVPNKNYNYIVDDRSLK from the coding sequence ATGGACACACTTGAAAAAAAATGGCTCAATGCACTAAATGGTGTAAGTCAAGTATTGAATACAAATAATCAAAAGTATTTCTTAGACACTGGAACACTATTAGGAGCAATAAGAGAAAAAAAATTTATTGAATGGGACAATGACATAGACATCGGAATTATTGATTTCGATTTCAAAAAGAAATCTTTCTATGAAATTTCAAATTCACTTTTCAAAGCTGGGTTTTGTGTATCAACCGGATATGAAGGAATTACAATTTACCCAAAGGATATGTCTGTTGAAATTAGCGTAAAATTCTATAAAGAAAAGGATAAATATTATGAACTTGAATTAATAAAAATTGATGGGAATAAATTATTATTCTCAATTTCTGAATATCTTAATAGAAATATATTTTTTAGAAAAGGATATGGCATTAATTTCAACATCAAAACTTATATTTTTTATGTTTTAACGAATTTATCATTTGTATGCCCAAATTTTATTATTGCTTTCTTAAGGGAAATTTCAAAACCAATAAGTAAATTAGTTCAAATTGATAAAAAACTATTTAAAGAATTTAAAGAAATTGAATTTTACGATTCAAAATTTTTTGTTCCTACTTTATTTAATGATTATTTAACAAGCAGATATGGTTCAAATTGGACAGTACCAAATAAAAATTATAACTACATTGTTGATGACAGATCTTTAAAATGA
- a CDS encoding GIY-YIG nuclease family protein — MTNKNNKVIYTGMTNNLAKRVYEHKEKLVEGFTKKYNCYKLIWFEQHSSAYSAITREKQLKAGSRKKKIELIEVDNPEWIDLYTKLFN; from the coding sequence ATGACCAATAAAAACAATAAAGTTATCTATACTGGAATGACAAATAATTTAGCAAAACGCGTGTATGAACATAAAGAAAAACTGGTTGAAGGATTTACAAAAAAATATAATTGTTATAAATTGATATGGTTTGAACAGCATAGCAGTGCGTACTCTGCAATAACTCGTGAAAAACAATTAAAAGCTGGTTCACGGAAAAAGAAAATTGAATTAATTGAAGTCGATAATCCGGAATGGATTGATTTATACACAAAACTTTTTAATTGA
- the aepY gene encoding phosphonopyruvate decarboxylase, with protein MIDVDDFYNILINNGIEYFVGVPDSLLKDICAYITFKSPNNNHIITANEGGAIALGTGYHLATNKIPFIYMQNSGIGNAINPLLSLADKEVYSIPMILMIGWRGEPNTKDEPQHLKQGRVTTAILESLEIPYVIIDGNCDYMKNIQDIVNLAKRTSAPVAILIRKDTFNSFRLDNSTEKQNLLSREEALEEVIKSIPNNAIVVSTTGMLSRELFELREKMNQTHINDFLTVGSMGHTIQIALGIAHSKPEITVYCFDGDGSLIMHMGNYAITGHISPKNLKVIIFNNGAHDSVGGQPTVGYDIKFENLCHAYGIDFIGTATNKLEISEYLPKIINCISCSLLEIKIKKGSRSNLGRPTSSPVENKKLLMQFISQ; from the coding sequence ATGATAGATGTTGATGATTTTTATAATATACTTATTAATAACGGTATTGAGTATTTCGTGGGTGTACCGGATTCCTTACTTAAAGATATTTGTGCATATATAACTTTTAAAAGTCCAAATAACAATCATATTATTACAGCAAATGAAGGTGGAGCTATTGCTCTCGGTACCGGTTATCATTTAGCAACAAATAAAATTCCTTTTATATATATGCAAAATTCAGGTATTGGGAATGCAATAAATCCATTACTTTCCTTAGCTGATAAAGAAGTATATTCAATACCAATGATACTAATGATCGGCTGGAGAGGAGAACCAAATACGAAGGATGAACCTCAACATTTAAAGCAAGGTAGAGTGACAACTGCTATTCTAGAAAGTCTGGAAATACCTTATGTTATAATTGATGGGAATTGTGATTATATGAAAAATATTCAAGATATTGTTAATTTGGCAAAAAGGACATCTGCACCAGTTGCAATACTTATTCGTAAGGATACTTTTAATTCTTTTCGACTTGATAATAGTACTGAAAAACAAAATTTACTTTCAAGAGAGGAAGCATTAGAAGAAGTTATAAAAAGTATACCTAATAATGCAATTGTCGTATCAACAACTGGTATGTTATCTCGCGAATTATTTGAATTACGTGAAAAAATGAACCAAACTCATATTAATGATTTTCTTACGGTTGGTTCAATGGGTCATACCATTCAAATTGCGTTAGGAATTGCTCATTCAAAACCAGAAATAACAGTATACTGTTTCGATGGGGATGGGTCACTAATTATGCACATGGGTAATTATGCAATAACCGGACATATAAGTCCAAAAAATCTAAAAGTTATTATTTTTAATAATGGCGCTCATGATTCAGTTGGAGGGCAACCTACCGTTGGTTATGATATTAAATTCGAGAATTTGTGTCATGCCTATGGAATTGATTTTATTGGAACAGCAACAAACAAGCTTGAAATTTCAGAATATTTGCCTAAAATAATAAACTGCATTAGTTGTTCATTATTAGAAATAAAAATTAAAAAAGGTTCACGCAGCAATCTTGGCAGACCAACAAGTTCGCCAGTTGAAAATAAAAAACTATTAATGCAATTTATAAGCCAATAA
- a CDS encoding N-acetyl sugar amidotransferase yields MNYTNYQVCSKCVMDSSDQFITFDDKGICDHCNDFYEFVKPHWKTDEFGRKSLNKIINEIKSQEKNEEFDCILGLSGGVDSSYMLHLAVSEFGLRPLVFHVDGGWNSELAVHNINVMIDKLGLDLYTEVINWEEMKDFQLAFFKSGVPHLDIPQDHAFVATLYNFAEKYKIKYILNGGNIATECVQYPMYWLYYGTDMVHINDIISNFSTLEMKTYPFSSIFKHKIYLRYFKGVQVVRPLNYIPFVKADALKLLEKKYGWKPYPQKHFESRFTKFYEGYWLPERFGFDTRRVQLSSLILTEQMTRDEALNILSKPAYDPMTIKDEFNYIATKLGITKDELQHYFEMPKKFYWDYKNQKTFFNIGAKVLQLIGAEKTKRRKK; encoded by the coding sequence ATGAACTACACTAACTACCAAGTTTGCTCCAAATGCGTAATGGATTCATCTGATCAGTTTATAACTTTTGATGACAAAGGTATATGTGATCATTGTAACGATTTTTATGAATTTGTAAAACCACACTGGAAAACAGATGAATTTGGGCGAAAATCCTTAAACAAAATTATCAATGAAATTAAATCACAAGAAAAAAACGAAGAATTTGACTGCATTCTTGGTTTAAGCGGAGGAGTGGATAGTTCTTATATGCTGCACTTGGCAGTTAGTGAATTTGGCCTGCGTCCTTTGGTCTTTCACGTAGATGGAGGCTGGAATTCGGAACTTGCTGTTCATAATATTAATGTTATGATTGATAAATTGGGTCTTGATCTTTATACAGAAGTAATTAATTGGGAAGAGATGAAAGACTTTCAGCTTGCGTTCTTTAAATCCGGAGTTCCACATTTGGATATACCTCAAGATCATGCTTTTGTAGCAACTTTGTATAATTTTGCCGAAAAATATAAAATAAAATATATTTTAAATGGCGGAAATATTGCTACTGAATGCGTACAATACCCAATGTACTGGCTTTATTACGGAACAGATATGGTTCATATTAACGATATTATAAGTAACTTTTCAACACTTGAGATGAAAACTTACCCTTTCTCTTCAATTTTTAAGCACAAGATTTATTTAAGATATTTTAAAGGAGTTCAAGTAGTTAGACCATTAAATTATATTCCATTTGTTAAAGCAGATGCTTTAAAACTTTTAGAAAAGAAATATGGATGGAAGCCATATCCGCAAAAACATTTTGAATCCAGATTTACAAAATTTTATGAAGGTTATTGGCTGCCTGAACGTTTTGGTTTTGATACAAGAAGAGTACAATTATCGAGCTTAATTCTTACTGAACAAATGACCCGTGATGAGGCATTAAATATTCTTTCAAAACCGGCTTATGATCCTATGACAATAAAAGACGAATTTAATTACATAGCTACAAAACTGGGAATAACAAAAGACGAATTACAGCATTATTTTGAAATGCCCAAAAAATTTTACTGGGATTATAAGAATCAGAAAACATTCTTTAATATTGGTGCTAAGGTACTTCAACTTATTGGTGCAGAAAAAACAAAGCGTAGAAAAAAATGA
- a CDS encoding glycosyltransferase: MKKILQIVTEGNFGSTGRIAEQIGIQITKNKWASYIAIGRRIRKSESKIIKIGNNIDILNHVVITRLFDRHGLGSNFATKKLIQTIDKIKPDIIHLHHLHGYYINIKILFEYLKKSKIPVVWTFHDCWSFTGHCAYYDFIGCDKWKTECNNCPQKKTYPSSFLFDRSKKNYYLKKYLFNSVKSLYLVAVSKWLELEVKQSFLKKNQIKVIYNGINLDIFKPLDSHQTRLKYDIINKFLILGVASPWSKRKGLEDFIKLSEFIDNDMTIILVGLSKKQISKLPKHIIGISRTEDLNELCKLYSAADVFINPTLEDNFPTTNLEALACGTPVITYKTGGSVEAINENTGIVVDKGDINGLLRSVKKIQQNGKTFYQTNCRKRAVENFNSEDRYLDYIKLYERLLSK; encoded by the coding sequence ATGAAGAAAATTTTACAAATCGTAACTGAAGGTAATTTTGGTTCTACTGGACGAATTGCTGAACAGATAGGAATTCAAATAACAAAAAACAAATGGGCAAGTTATATTGCTATTGGGAGAAGAATAAGAAAAAGTGAATCAAAAATTATTAAAATTGGCAATAATATTGACATATTAAATCACGTTGTAATTACAAGGTTATTTGATAGACACGGTTTAGGGTCAAATTTTGCAACAAAAAAATTAATTCAAACAATAGATAAAATAAAACCAGATATTATTCATCTCCATCACCTTCATGGTTATTATATTAACATTAAAATATTATTTGAATATCTAAAAAAATCTAAAATACCAGTTGTATGGACATTTCATGATTGTTGGTCTTTTACAGGCCATTGTGCCTACTATGACTTTATAGGTTGCGATAAATGGAAAACTGAATGTAATAATTGCCCACAAAAAAAAACTTATCCAAGTAGTTTTCTTTTTGACAGATCAAAAAAAAATTATTATTTAAAGAAATATCTTTTTAATTCAGTAAAATCTTTATATTTAGTTGCAGTCTCTAAATGGTTGGAATTAGAGGTGAAGCAATCTTTTTTAAAAAAAAATCAGATAAAAGTAATATACAATGGCATAAATCTGGACATTTTTAAACCACTAGATTCTCATCAAACAAGATTAAAGTACGATATTATAAATAAGTTCCTAATATTGGGTGTTGCAAGCCCATGGTCTAAGCGCAAAGGGTTAGAAGATTTTATAAAACTTAGCGAATTTATTGATAATGATATGACAATAATTCTTGTAGGGCTTTCAAAAAAACAAATTAGTAAACTTCCAAAACATATAATTGGGATTAGTAGAACTGAAGATTTGAATGAACTATGTAAATTGTATTCAGCAGCCGATGTTTTCATTAATCCAACATTGGAAGATAATTTTCCAACAACAAATTTAGAAGCTTTAGCTTGTGGTACACCAGTAATAACATATAAGACTGGAGGTAGTGTTGAAGCTATTAATGAAAATACAGGTATTGTCGTTGACAAAGGTGACATTAATGGTCTTTTAAGATCAGTAAAAAAAATCCAACAAAATGGTAAAACATTTTATCAAACGAATTGTCGCAAAAGAGCAGTTGAAAATTTTAATTCAGAAGATAGATATCTTGATTATATCAAACTATATGAAAGATTACTTTCAAAATAA
- the hisH gene encoding imidazole glycerol phosphate synthase subunit HisH, with protein sequence MITIIDYGLGNIRAFINVYNRLNIQIKVAKSISDLEEVTKIILPGVGAFDHAMTLLQNSGMREKLDELVLEKKIPTIGICVGMQIMAASSEEGVLPGLGWFSGSVKKFDTSKLVHKPHLPHMGWNVVNLLENDALFNDLEPKPRFYFLHSYYFSCENSKNILATAEYGDNFTCVIKNDNIYGVQFHPEKSHHNGVQILKNFGNL encoded by the coding sequence ATGATCACTATTATTGATTATGGTCTTGGAAATATTAGAGCTTTTATAAACGTTTATAATCGCTTGAATATACAAATTAAAGTTGCAAAATCTATTTCAGATTTAGAAGAAGTAACAAAAATAATTTTACCAGGAGTCGGCGCTTTTGATCATGCAATGACGTTGTTGCAAAATTCCGGAATGCGTGAAAAATTAGATGAACTGGTATTAGAAAAAAAAATACCTACTATTGGAATTTGTGTTGGAATGCAAATTATGGCTGCATCCAGTGAGGAGGGTGTATTACCTGGTTTAGGTTGGTTCTCTGGATCTGTTAAAAAATTTGACACCTCAAAGTTGGTTCATAAACCTCATTTGCCCCACATGGGTTGGAATGTAGTTAATTTGCTTGAAAATGATGCTTTATTTAATGACCTAGAACCAAAACCTAGATTCTATTTCCTGCATTCATATTATTTTTCTTGTGAAAATTCGAAAAATATTTTAGCCACTGCCGAATATGGAGATAATTTCACTTGTGTAATAAAAAATGATAATATTTATGGTGTACAATTTCACCCTGAAAAAAGTCATCATAATGGAGTTCAAATTCTTAAAAACTTTGGAAATTTGTAA